A segment of the Synechococcus sp. CBW1002 genome:
CACTGCTCACCTCGCCGGTGTGGAGGTGGGCAGCTTCGACGGGCTCACCGTCGACTTCGCCCGCCAGTGCGGCACCGCCGTGATCCTGCGGGGGCTGCGGGCCCTGAGCGACTTTGAGTTCGAACTGCAGATCGCCCACACCAACAAGAGCCTGGCGCCGGCGGTGGAAACCCTGTTCCTGGCCACTGCAGTGCACCACAGCTTCCTGAGCAGTTCGGTGGTGAAGGAGGTTGCCCGCTTCGGCGGGGATGTGCGTCACATGGTGCCGGCGGGAGTGGCGGAAGATCTGGCCAGGCTCTTTAATCGGACATCCACGACAGCCTGAGATGTCCGAGTTGCGCATCACCGTGCTCGATCAGCTGGAGCAGCTTGAGGAGCTCATTCTGGATGGCAGCCGCATCCCCTTCAGCGGCGGGCGGCTGGTCAACGAGCAGGACGCCATCGAGCTCATGGATGCGTTGCGTGACGCTCTGCCGAGCCAGATCGAACAGGCGGACGAGCTGATCCGTCAGCGGGAGAGCTTCATCGAGAAGGCACGCCAGCAGGCCGAGGAGATCGTCAACCAGGCGCGACGGGAGCGGGAACAGCTGATCCAGAACGCGTCCGTACGACAGGAAGCCGAACGGCAGAGCGCCGAGATGCGCGAACAGGCCCGCCAGCAGTGCGAGCAGGTGCTGCTGCAAGCCCGCCAGCAGGTTGCCCAGGCAGAACAGGAGCACCAGGGGCGTCTCGCCGGGATGGAACAGCAGTTCGCAGCCAGGCGCCAGCACCTCGAGCAGGAAGCCCAGGGCCGACGCCAGCAGATGGAGCAGGAAGCGGCAGAACGCAACCGCCAGCTGGTCGAACAGCACGAACGGTCCCGTCAGCAGAGCCTGCAGGAACTGGAAGGCATTCGCCAGGAAGGCCTGCGGATCCAGCGGGAAAGCCAGGCGGAAGCCGAACGGCTGCAGAACGACGCTCTGCAGTTCCGCCAACAGACCCAGCAGCAGTGTGAGCAACTGATCACCCGCAGCCGTCAGGAAGCTGCCTCGGTGCAGGAGGGGGCCAATCGCTATGCCGAGCAGGTGCTCGGGGAACTGGAAGGCCGCCTCAAGGACCTCAGCCAGGTCGTGCTGGCCGGCCGCCGGGAGCTGGTGCGGATGCAGACGGAGGAGTCCGTCACCTCCAGCCGGCCAGCTGCCTCTGCGCCCGCTCCAGCGGAGGGTCCTGAGGGCTCTGGCGGATCGGTCAGCAGGGCCCGCCGGGCCGCCGGTCGGCTGCGGCAGGTGGCCGGCGGCAGGGGCTGAAGCCCCCTCCGCCACCCCCTCCCAGCCGGACTAGACCGCTGGGCACAGTCCAGCTGTCTGAGCTTGGCGCAGCACCTGACCGATGGTGGTGTTCGGAGCTGCCGCACCATTGGAGATCGCACTCACGTAGCGGGTGCCATCCGCAGAATCGAGCACGCCACTGATCGAGCGCACCCCGCTGATCGTGCCGGTCTTGCCGTGGAAATGGCCCTGCAGCGGGGTGCCCACATAGAGATTGCGCAGGGTTCCGCGTTGGCCTGCGATCGCCATCGAGGCCACGTACTGACGGCCATAGGGGTGCTGATCCATGCGCAGCAGCAGGGCTGCAAGCATCCGGCTGGTGAGGCGATTGGCCCGGTCCAGACCACTGCCATCCACGACCCGCAACCCCTCGGTCGGCAGGCCCTGCTCGGTGAGCCAAAGGGTGGCCGCCTGACGGGCCTGATCAAGATCCCAGGTGCCGCTGGCCTGGCGCAGCAGCACCTCGGCCGTGAAATTGTGGCTCTCGGTGTTGGCCAGGCTGAGCAGCCCGTACATCGGCAGCGAGGCCTCCTCATGCAGCAGCACCGCATCGGCTGGCAGGGGTGTGGTGGCTGACACCACGGCCAGTCGAGCCTTGCCTCCCTGCTGAACCATCAGTTTCTGCAACAGCGCCTGAAGACGGGCCGGCGGGTTGGCCACAGCATCGTGAATGGCGTTGCTGGTGACCGCAAGGCGCGTGATCGGAGCGCCATAGGCGTAGGCCCGATCGGCCGGATGCCAACCCTTGGGCCACCAGGCCTGGGCCGGTTCCTCGGCCAGTTGCAGGGTGACCAGCCCAGGCGC
Coding sequences within it:
- the coaD gene encoding pantetheine-phosphate adenylyltransferase, producing MRALYPGSFDPLTLGHLDLIERSAGLFDGVMVAVLQNPGKRPAFTLEQRLEQIQAATAHLAGVEVGSFDGLTVDFARQCGTAVILRGLRALSDFEFELQIAHTNKSLAPAVETLFLATAVHHSFLSSSVVKEVARFGGDVRHMVPAGVAEDLARLFNRTSTTA
- the dacB gene encoding D-alanyl-D-alanine carboxypeptidase/D-alanyl-D-alanine-endopeptidase; protein product: MRSYLLSKLHWVQQSSRRHSLSHRSALALTAFSLLATPLSAFAQQRPAVLASPPPVALQPALPLTLPATPQPVGLPRLQAQVSCPALQQRLLAVIGAERSVWSVSVADASGRLLADVNGTLPRIPASNQKLVSTAFALDRLGPDYHLSTRLWRLPDGTLRLTGEGDPDLAVPQLQRFAKLALGAGGGPGVAPGLVTLQLAEEPAQAWWPKGWHPADRAYAYGAPITRLAVTSNAIHDAVANPPARLQALLQKLMVQQGGKARLAVVSATTPLPADAVLLHEEASLPMYGLLSLANTESHNFTAEVLLRQASGTWDLDQARQAATLWLTEQGLPTEGLRVVDGSGLDRANRLTSRMLAALLLRMDQHPYGRQYVASMAIAGQRGTLRNLYVGTPLQGHFHGKTGTISGVRSISGVLDSADGTRYVSAISNGAAAPNTTIGQVLRQAQTAGLCPAV